CGAAGTCCGAGAAATTGACCTCATCGCTAATAACGGCCTCTTCTGGCTGCTCGAGAGGGTTATCGAATTCGAGCTTCTCCATGTCGACCGGCTCGAATTCCTCCATGACAAATTCCTCGATCTCCTCCGCGTCTGGCGCGTCATCGACCGTAAGAATCTGCCGCTCGTTCTTGCTCTCTGGTATGAAGATGGTCAGCAAGATCATGAAAAAGACAAGATGGACCACCAAACTGATCAACCACGAAGGAACTGCCGTAAACAAAAAGAAGCGACTCCCTAAGCGGCCGCGCACTTCGTGATCAACATAATCTTCAGACATGGCAATTCTCCGTATATTTCGTCGCTTCACGCTAGAAGCGGAGATACTCAATGCAATGACCAATCAGATCGCCTACCCACTAGGGCAAACACATCCACGGGCTGATCCGAAGCGAGAAGCCTCTCAGCCGAACGGAACGCCAGAATGCGAGGCGCAAAATTGATGAGACATCGACACTATATCTTATCTTACGGGAGAGAATCCGCCACAAAACCCCCACTCAAGGGGCTTTTTCATTCGCTTTACTAAGCTTCGCCTGGGCCAGATCAACTTCCCTTGCTTCTTCTTTCGTATCTAGCCAACGGTTTTATTCCGCCCCCACTTCCTGCCGTTCGCTTCTGCGGTGGATTTCCGCAACCTTGCACTGCCCCTTCCCAACCACCCGGGATTTTGCTAAAAACGAAGGTTTCGACGACATCTTCCGCTGACCTTTAGTAGGTAATTGGTCCAAACGCCATGGCCAAAAAGAATAAAAAAGCTGAAACCGTGTTCCTCGTCTGCGAAGAAACCGGTGACTACAACTACTCGCTGCGACGCAAGCCAGGTGGCGAAAAGCTACGCCTGAAGAAATATTGCCCTCGCCTGCGCAAGCATACGCTGCACGCCGAAAAGAAAAAGTAAGCTCCCCCGCATCGTTTCTCGATAGCGATTGCGTGCGCCATTTGTGCGCTGACAAGCGAGCAAATAGACAGTATAAGCCGGATCCTTACGGACCCGGCTTATTGCATGCGCAGTAACTAAACTCGCCGATCGAAAGCCCAAGACTCTTGGGCGGTGGCGTCCTCCTGTCTAACGTCCTCCCTTAGACTCACCCCAGAGAAAACCAAATAGGCAACCGCTTCAACGCGAGAGCTGCTCACTTGCGAAAATTCCCCAACCCGAACTTTCGCATAGATCCCCCTAAATCACGCCACAGGGCTGGAAAGTCGCTCAACTGTCCCGATAATTAACAACGCCCTTTACTTCTTTTCTTTCAAAGATGGAGCGACACGACCTGACTTATGGATGCAAACTGGCGAATACTCCCGCACGATGTAGCCGTTGTCCGAGCACTAGAAAAGGCCGCCAGTATTCCTCCAGTTGTCGCTCAGCTGCTCATTTGCCGAGGAATCCGCGACCCTGAAACGGCTCGCGAATTCCTGGACGCGAAACTCTCGGGCCTAAGAGATCCCGATCTTCTTCCAGGCGTCAAAAAAGCAGCCGCCCTGATCCATGCCACCGTAAAAGCGAATAAGAAAATCATCATCTATGGTGATTACGACGCGGACGGGATCACATCGACTGCGATCCTTTACCGCTGCCTGAAACTCATGGGAGCCTCGGTCGGTTATTACGTACCTCACCGCATTGACGAAGGCTATGGGCTGAATGTCGAAGCGATTGAAAAGCTTTCCGAGCGCGGTACCGACCTGATCATCACCGTCGACTGCGGAATTGCCAGCGTGGCCGAAGCGGCCAGGGCCAAGGAATTGGGGCTGGACCTGATCATCACCGATCACCACGAGATGGGAGAGACCTTGCCAGACGCAACCGCTCTGGTTCACCCCCGGCTTCCCGGCACCAACTATCCGTTTGGCGGGCTTTGCGGAGCTGGTGTCGCCCTGAAACTGGCTTGGGCCCTCTGCCAGCTCGAATGCGAATCGAAACGAGTTACCGATCGCTACAAGAACTATCTGCTCTCGGCGGTTGGCCTAGCCGCCATCGGAACCGTGGCGGACGTGGTTCCCCTGACCGACGAAAATCGCCTACTCGTTCGACACGGATTGAATTGCCTGCGAGAGTTTCCCGTGCTGGGCATTAGCGCACTGAGTAAAATCACCGGACTACAAGACAAACCAGCACTAGCCAGCGACGACATCGGTTTCACGCTCGCTCCACGCTTAAATGCGGCAGGCCGTCTCGGCCAAGCTCAGCTCGCGATCGAACTTCTCACGACCGACTCTACCGAACGAGCCACTGCCCTGGCCGACTACTTGCACCAACTTAACGACAGTCGCTCGAGCCTGGAACGCAGTGTGCAACTGGCCGCCACAAAACAAATCAAAGATGAGTTCGATCCAGAGAACGACCCTGCCCTGGTCCTGGCTGGTCGCGGCTGGCACCCCGGTATCATTGGTATCGTGGCAGGCCGTCTGGCGGAAAAATACAACCGCCCTGTCGTCATGATCGCACTGGACGAAGCTGGCGTAAAACCAGGGGTCGGCTCTTGCCGCTCAGCCAATGGTTTGAACCTGCACGAGGCCCTCCAAGCTTGCGACCACCTACTCCTAGGGCACGGAGGGCACGCAGCCGCAGCCGGCCTGCAAATCGACGAAGCCCAGATCGAGAACTTTCGTCACGAATTCTTCGAATACGCGGCAAGCAATGTGAGCGAAGCAGACCGCGTTTCCGAACTGGTCATTGATGCCGAAGCTCCCTTCACACAGCTTACCCGCCAGATTGTCGAGCAAATTGACCTTCTGGGGCCCTTCGGCCAAGGCAATCCCCGCCCCTTGATGTGCGCCACCGGCGCCAAGCTGGCTACCCCTCCCAAACGCATCGGCGGAGGCGAACGCCATCTGTCAATTCAGCTTGAACACCATGGCATCAAAATCCGTGGAGTTGCGTTTGGTCGCGGCGACTGGGCCGAAGAACTTGAACAATCGGAAGGCCCTCTGGATATTGCTTACCACCCAGTAATCAACACCTTCCGCGGCCGCAGCAACGTAGAACTGCACTTGGTGGCCTGGAAACCAACTCAATCAAAAACCCTAGCACCACAAACCAGGTAACCTGCTCTTCGGCCTACGCACCGCATCTAACGACACTCACTAGCCGTGTAGGCTCAGTAGTCCATCCCGCGCTTCGGGATCATCCTGGAACACATGGATCGCAGAAGCGATGAGCACCAAAGAATCGCGGAAGTCCGCCTCGTCAAAGGCGATACTTTCAAGAACCTGATCTTTCGTGTTATCTCCATAACCTGCAGGAAAAATGATCGTCCCTTCAATCTCTAGCTTCTTCATCATTGGCAAACCAGACACCCCAACATGGCGAAGCATGTGCCAAGGGATCAGCCCAACCCGCCTCTTGAACCCCTGTCGAGTCAGAACTAGCCACGCCACCCGCACCCAAACCGGCACCAAATGCCCTCCCCCCAAGCTTGAGGCACCAATTACATTCACTTCGAGCCCTTCCTTGCAAATTCGCAATAGCGGCCTGCGACGAGCATAAACGTTAAACCAACTAAGCAACGCGACGAGGCACATAGGGACAGACATGACCAACAAGGCCACTCCTGCCTCCGTCGCCTTCCTAGCGTCTCCTTGCCCCACGATCCTCAACAGAAACAACGGCCCCGAAACAACAAAAAAGAGAGCTAGCATCGAGAACAAGATCGCCCCCACATACAAATACCAAGTCTTAGCAAAGAAGACAGACTTGACGCCAGACACCGACTCCTTCACGAAACACTCTCCCAAAATTACTATCGGTAACGTGATCGCTAGACATACCAAGTCGAAATACCACCACCCGTCTCATTGCCATTTGCCACCAAGATAACTCCCAAGTTTGCGTTCAGAGTTGTCGCGTTGAGGATCGATGCCAAGCAAACCTCAGACCGCGAAATAGACATGGCAAGTGCCTAGGACGCAATTTTCCGATTGTCGCAGACACCCCAACATGGCGCAAACGCCGTGATTCCATCGCGGACGCTATTGCATGTTGGTGACGACTGTTTTCATCTGAGCCGGTAGCGGTGCGTCGAAGCTTTTCGGCTGGACCGACAATCGATAGTCGCCCCACCACTCTCCTGCGGCCCAATAGCCGACGGCGGCCTTTGCCCGGTGTATCAAACGACAGGCCTCGGCCAACAGTTCCAGCCACTGGGGCTCGTTCGGCACGCCGATTTCACCGACGAAGCCGTACACCTGGTTCTGCTGGCACCAATTCAGAAAGGGGTCGAGCGTCCTTGATGGGCGACCGGCGATCTGGGGATCAAGCTTCGCTTCTTCAGCGAAAGAGTCCGCATACTTGCCACTGGCATCGGAATCGAAGTAGGCGTGGGCTTCGTAAATGGTTCGCTGGGCGGGATCGTTGATCCAGGCCGACTCACCGTTCACTTCCGCAAACCGCTTCGAGGTAGCCCAGTCGTTGCCGGAGACCGAAATCCAGCGCTGCTGATCGACCTCACGGATCGCGGCGACAACTTGATTCGAAGCCGCAGCCCAATCAAGCCCCTGGAGGTCGTGCGGTTCGTTCATGATTCCATAGGCGGCAATCGAGTAGTGCCCCCTAAGTTGCTGGGCGATCCGGCGCCACACATCGGCCAGATCGTCAACCGAGAGCAGGACCTTGCCCCCCTGCTTTTCCCCTAGCACCACTTCAAGAGGCCGACCGTCAACCGATAGCCGATAACGGCCGTAGTTGTGCAAGTCGAGGATCGCGTTACCACCGACGTCGGTAATCCAGGAAAGCAGCTTCTGTAGGCCGCCAAAGTAAACGACGTCGAGTTCACCCTGCAGTTGCGGTTGGAGCCGTTCCCAGGCAATTGGGATGCGGAAACTTTTCACGCCGTGGTCGTAGAAGTATTGAACCGTTTGACGGGAGTTGAACGTGTAGTCACGTCCCAGCGTCCCGGGATTGGCTTGCGAAAACTGCGGACTGTGGGTGCCGAACTCTGGCCCCGCCAGGTTGACGCCCACGTCCAACGGCGGGACATCGTGCCCCCCACCTGCGAGCACAGGCTGCCCGAGGCTCCACAGGCCAAGTGTTGTTGCGGTCCCAGCGGTGAACATTCTTCGATTGAGATTCATTCTTCAGTCAATCTCTCAGACAAGACGTCAGTCGTCGTATTCCCAGCAGGACAAACTTAGCTTTCGGCAGGGCATATGGCACGTAAGTCATCTACGACTGCCCAAAAAACCAAGATATTGCTACCTGCCCCCTCAACTGCATAACCCCTATATACACTACAATCGCTAGCGGTGCCAAAAAGCGCAAAGGTTCCGCCAAAAGATCGACAGCGTGTCGTTCTAGAACCACGCATTAGAAAGCAGTGACGTACTTTAATGACGACTACGTCATCGATCGCCCTCTTAGCTCGCGGAAGCCATCGCGAGGAAGCACAACCATGACTGACCGACAAACGACATCGCATTTTCCCCAAGCAGTCCGCCAGCTGATGATCGTGCTGGCAGTTATTTCGGCAGCCACCTACCTTACGTACCGCCTGCTTTTCACGATTAATTTCGAGAGTCCCTACGCGATCGTCGCCTCGGCAATGCTGCTGGGGGCCGAATTCTGGGGGGTGTTCTTGATGTTCCTGTACTTCATGCAGGTTTGGCGGCAGGTCGAGCCCGAGCCAATACCCCCGCTCGAGAACCGTTCGGTCGACGTCTTCCTGCCCACGTATAACGAAGACGTGCAGTTGTTACAGGGCTCGATCAATGCGCTCAATCAACTCGATTACCCACACACGACGTACGTGCTGGACGACGGACATCGCCCGGCAGTCGCCGACCTGTGTCGCGAGATGGGAGTCAATTACATCTCGCGCGATGACAATCTCCACGCGAAAGCGGGCAACTTGAACCACGCGTTGGATCAAACCAACGGCGAGTTCGTGGTTATTTTCGACGCCGATCACATTGCTCGGCCGAACTTCATTTCCCGTACGCTGGGTTATTTCGCGGACGACAAGCTGGCCTTCGTGCAGACGCCGCATGCGTTTTACAACTTCGATAGTTTCCAATCGCACGTCGACTTCAAGCGGGGAATCTACTGGGAAGAAGGACAGCTCTTTTACAACGTGATCCAGCCTGGCAAAACCGCTTGGAATGCGAACGTGTTCTGCGGCAGCGCGGCGATCTTCCGCCGCACGGCGCTGGAAGATGTCGGCCTGATTGCGACGGAAACGATTACCGAAGACATGCACACCGGGCTACGGCTGCATGCCAAGGGTTGGAAGTCGTTGTTTGTCAACGAGCGGATGATTGCCGCCCAGGCCGCCCCCGATATCACGACCTTTGCCGCACAGCGTTTGCGTTGGGGTGAAGGCAATCTCAGCATCTTCGCCTACGACAATCCGCTGACAATGAAGGGGCTGACGCTCGGACAGAGGCTCAACTATCTGGGCTCGATGCTCGGCTGGACGACCGGTCCGGCGAAGGCCTTGCTATATGCGGCCCCGATCTTGATGCTGTTGTCGGGCGTCTCGCCGGTGGGGCAGTTCACGATGGGACTGCTGGCCGTGACACTTACCTATCTGCTAGTGACCTGGGCGGCCGTGAAGGTCGTCAGTAACGGTTATGGCCGCTTGTGGGACATGGAAGTTCAGGCGATGACCAACTTCTGGATTCAATGTTGCTGCCTATATCGCGCGATTATTCGGCGTGGTCGCGGGAAGTTTGTGGTGACGAACAAGCGTGGGCGGCAGAACACCAAGTTCACGATGCTGATCGCTCCGCACGTGACGGTGATCACCCTCGGCGTGGCGGCGATCGCCTGGGCCGCAGCGAAGATCTACTTCGGTGCCAGCAACGATTACGTGGCGTTGGCAGTGGGTGGCCTTATCATCACCGTCCAATCGCTCATGGCCTTTGAAGTCGTCCGCAAGGCGTTTCGCCCTGCCGATGGACGCTTCTCGTGGCGTCACCCGACCAATGAAGTTCACATCTGTTACGAAGGGGACGGCCTGCGTGGTCAGGCCATCAGCGTCGATGTGAACGAATCTGGCCTGGGAGCGATTGCCTATCAACCCATTCCCGTGGGGGCGATCGTTACCTTGAACATCTCGACCGTCAATCGGCAGCTGATCTGCCAGGCCGAGGCACGCAATTGCTGGCAGCTAACCGAAGGACAGCCAGGATTTCAGGCATTCCGCATAGGATTCCACTTCCTGAACCTATCTCATTCGCAGATCTGTGATCTGTGGTCGATCTCGTCAGAAGCAGCGGTCGACGACCAATATAAGCGCCTGGGGCCCAGTGCGACTCGTCAACGGCGCAAGAATGTCATGCGTCTGCCGATCGAACTGGCCGCGAGTCAGGGAGCTCAAGCTTCGGTCAATGTGGTCTCGTCGGTTTTAGAAGATGAGTCAATTTTCTTCGATTCCACCTTAGCGTTGGACCTGAATCAAGAAACGTTTTTCCGCATCAACTCGCCGGTCGGCGCGATTAGCGGGATGGGCAAACTGGAAAAGACCGAACGCCCCAATGAGTATCGTCTGCGTTTCACAAAGTTCGACAACCAGTCGCGAAGCTTGCTGAAGAGCCTGCAAGCGTCGGATCGGCAAACGAAGACGGCATCGGTGCTGAATCCAATTTCCTCGACCGCCCCGCGACCATTGGTTCGTCCCCTGATTCATGGAG
The window above is part of the Bremerella cremea genome. Proteins encoded here:
- the recJ gene encoding single-stranded-DNA-specific exonuclease RecJ, producing MDANWRILPHDVAVVRALEKAASIPPVVAQLLICRGIRDPETAREFLDAKLSGLRDPDLLPGVKKAAALIHATVKANKKIIIYGDYDADGITSTAILYRCLKLMGASVGYYVPHRIDEGYGLNVEAIEKLSERGTDLIITVDCGIASVAEAARAKELGLDLIITDHHEMGETLPDATALVHPRLPGTNYPFGGLCGAGVALKLAWALCQLECESKRVTDRYKNYLLSAVGLAAIGTVADVVPLTDENRLLVRHGLNCLREFPVLGISALSKITGLQDKPALASDDIGFTLAPRLNAAGRLGQAQLAIELLTTDSTERATALADYLHQLNDSRSSLERSVQLAATKQIKDEFDPENDPALVLAGRGWHPGIIGIVAGRLAEKYNRPVVMIALDEAGVKPGVGSCRSANGLNLHEALQACDHLLLGHGGHAAAAGLQIDEAQIENFRHEFFEYAASNVSEADRVSELVIDAEAPFTQLTRQIVEQIDLLGPFGQGNPRPLMCATGAKLATPPKRIGGGERHLSIQLEHHGIKIRGVAFGRGDWAEELEQSEGPLDIAYHPVINTFRGRSNVELHLVAWKPTQSKTLAPQTR
- a CDS encoding tetratricopeptide repeat-containing glycosyltransferase, with product MTDRQTTSHFPQAVRQLMIVLAVISAATYLTYRLLFTINFESPYAIVASAMLLGAEFWGVFLMFLYFMQVWRQVEPEPIPPLENRSVDVFLPTYNEDVQLLQGSINALNQLDYPHTTYVLDDGHRPAVADLCREMGVNYISRDDNLHAKAGNLNHALDQTNGEFVVIFDADHIARPNFISRTLGYFADDKLAFVQTPHAFYNFDSFQSHVDFKRGIYWEEGQLFYNVIQPGKTAWNANVFCGSAAIFRRTALEDVGLIATETITEDMHTGLRLHAKGWKSLFVNERMIAAQAAPDITTFAAQRLRWGEGNLSIFAYDNPLTMKGLTLGQRLNYLGSMLGWTTGPAKALLYAAPILMLLSGVSPVGQFTMGLLAVTLTYLLVTWAAVKVVSNGYGRLWDMEVQAMTNFWIQCCCLYRAIIRRGRGKFVVTNKRGRQNTKFTMLIAPHVTVITLGVAAIAWAAAKIYFGASNDYVALAVGGLIITVQSLMAFEVVRKAFRPADGRFSWRHPTNEVHICYEGDGLRGQAISVDVNESGLGAIAYQPIPVGAIVTLNISTVNRQLICQAEARNCWQLTEGQPGFQAFRIGFHFLNLSHSQICDLWSISSEAAVDDQYKRLGPSATRQRRKNVMRLPIELAASQGAQASVNVVSSVLEDESIFFDSTLALDLNQETFFRINSPVGAISGMGKLEKTERPNEYRLRFTKFDNQSRSLLKSLQASDRQTKTASVLNPISSTAPRPLVRPLIHGGWMALAASVMCVLCAWHVWKDNYFLSTLGKDHRPISMEQRDEANVILAKIMESPLDKQSPALLFEARRVLELLGEKERLQALDQVLAKDFPDDVGLKLARASALSKRKEYVAAYDEFKEIAAAASAGEIKPNKTQLFQIDVGLARSAVSVKQFEIATAAYRKALRVKPDAEVSLELVNVLFDQKQLTAVRELLAEMPPSFDAQQIQARLEMAEGKPEAAVTLLRELTEQHPDAYSLRSLFASALEDTGENEQAIAQLQKLVDAGYQLADTKLRLVNLLMIEKKFHQAVPLLDELSQQIVDDQTFWPSYVNAVRHLKQPSPKMRSNLDAIYEKLTTQKGCEPLKEDLAEYFASDQQLDRATTLMSQCVHEQPDNLQLRKRYAEMLHDAGQYVAADEQYKLLLELVNSSDTQPVSILRNPT
- a CDS encoding glycoside hydrolase family 5 protein; translation: MNLNRRMFTAGTATTLGLWSLGQPVLAGGGHDVPPLDVGVNLAGPEFGTHSPQFSQANPGTLGRDYTFNSRQTVQYFYDHGVKSFRIPIAWERLQPQLQGELDVVYFGGLQKLLSWITDVGGNAILDLHNYGRYRLSVDGRPLEVVLGEKQGGKVLLSVDDLADVWRRIAQQLRGHYSIAAYGIMNEPHDLQGLDWAAASNQVVAAIREVDQQRWISVSGNDWATSKRFAEVNGESAWINDPAQRTIYEAHAYFDSDASGKYADSFAEEAKLDPQIAGRPSRTLDPFLNWCQQNQVYGFVGEIGVPNEPQWLELLAEACRLIHRAKAAVGYWAAGEWWGDYRLSVQPKSFDAPLPAQMKTVVTNMQ
- the rpmG gene encoding 50S ribosomal protein L33 → MAKKNKKAETVFLVCEETGDYNYSLRRKPGGEKLRLKKYCPRLRKHTLHAEKKK